In one window of Cohaesibacter gelatinilyticus DNA:
- a CDS encoding SDR family NAD(P)-dependent oxidoreductase has product MIRNIAVIGSSGAIGSAMVRQLAHVYPDAVLHAFSRSGCAQSGGGIVGHSLDMESEDGIAAAAEMASKDMPLDLVFVAIGMLHDREVQPEKALRDLSAEKLQRLFFVNTILPALLMKHFLPKLNRKERSVFAALSARVGSISDNRLGGWYSYRASKSALNMIIRNAAIEVGRRNKQAVIVGMHPGTVDSALSQPFQSNLPAGQLFTADHSAVKMLDVLLSLSSDQSGRCFAWDGQEIAP; this is encoded by the coding sequence ATGATCAGGAATATCGCAGTGATTGGAAGTTCCGGGGCCATCGGGTCGGCGATGGTCAGGCAATTGGCGCATGTCTATCCGGATGCGGTGCTGCATGCTTTTTCTCGCTCGGGCTGCGCGCAGTCTGGCGGTGGCATCGTCGGTCATTCCCTTGATATGGAAAGTGAGGATGGGATTGCTGCTGCGGCTGAGATGGCGAGCAAAGATATGCCCCTTGATCTGGTCTTCGTTGCCATCGGCATGTTGCATGATCGGGAGGTCCAGCCGGAAAAAGCCTTGCGCGATCTATCGGCTGAAAAGCTTCAACGGCTCTTTTTCGTCAATACAATTCTGCCTGCGTTGCTGATGAAGCATTTTTTGCCAAAACTCAATCGCAAGGAGCGGTCCGTTTTTGCCGCTTTGTCTGCACGGGTGGGCAGCATATCGGATAATCGTCTGGGGGGCTGGTATTCTTATCGGGCGTCCAAATCCGCGCTGAACATGATCATCAGGAATGCCGCTATTGAGGTGGGGCGACGCAACAAGCAGGCGGTTATTGTCGGCATGCATCCGGGCACCGTGGATAGCGCCTTGTCCCAGCCCTTCCAGAGCAATCTGCCAGCAGGGCAGCTTTTCACGGCTGATCATTCGGCGGTCAAAATGCTGGACGTGTTGCTGAGTCTTTCCTCCGATCAAAGCGGCAGATGTTTCGCCTGGGACGGTCAGGAGATCGCACCATAA
- a CDS encoding LysR family transcriptional regulator has product MMEIEWLEDFLALSSAGVFARAADARNISQSAFTRRIKNLEYWVGTPLFNRNVHPVELTSAGVAFKQTAIDTINALKLTRNDIRNSTRREAERLDFVALHALAISFFPFWLKHMIGHLGPIKSRLIAENFSGCAETILNGNADFMLCYSHPSVPTISDQERYPSTTIARDRIIAVSATETHGKARYDFDTENQTPFLSYPPDTFLGQISRVCIQRGNLEDRITPTYENSVAEALKYACLEGHGITFLPEGVVKRELAEGILIKVSQPAYETQIDVKLYRSIERARPELERFWRLAQK; this is encoded by the coding sequence ATGATGGAGATTGAATGGTTGGAAGATTTTCTGGCTCTGTCATCGGCGGGTGTTTTTGCCCGCGCAGCAGATGCGCGAAACATCAGCCAGTCCGCATTCACACGGCGGATAAAAAACCTCGAATATTGGGTTGGAACCCCCCTGTTCAACAGAAATGTTCACCCGGTAGAACTTACATCAGCGGGTGTGGCCTTCAAGCAGACGGCCATTGATACGATCAACGCCTTGAAACTGACCAGAAACGATATCAGAAATTCCACACGGCGCGAGGCAGAAAGGCTTGATTTCGTTGCCCTTCACGCCCTGGCAATTTCATTTTTTCCCTTTTGGCTGAAGCATATGATTGGCCATTTGGGACCGATCAAATCGCGGCTGATTGCCGAAAATTTCTCCGGTTGCGCAGAAACCATTCTCAATGGCAACGCAGATTTCATGCTGTGTTATTCTCACCCCTCTGTCCCAACCATATCAGATCAGGAGCGATATCCTTCAACCACAATCGCACGGGACAGGATCATCGCAGTAAGCGCTACAGAAACCCACGGCAAAGCCAGATATGATTTCGATACGGAAAACCAGACCCCATTTCTGTCCTATCCTCCCGATACATTTCTTGGGCAGATATCGCGGGTCTGCATACAACGCGGCAATCTTGAAGACAGGATCACGCCCACTTATGAAAATTCGGTCGCAGAAGCGCTGAAATATGCCTGTCTGGAAGGTCATGGCATCACATTTTTGCCTGAAGGGGTCGTCAAACGGGAGCTTGCAGAGGGCATATTGATCAAGGTAAGTCAGCCAGCCTATGAGACACAGATCGATGTCAAACTATACCGCTCCATCGAACGGGCCAGACCGGAACTGGAGCGCTTTTGGCGATTGGCACAAAAATAA